From the Streptomyces sp. NBC_00390 genome, the window AGCCCGGCCCCGGCTCCCGGATCCGCAGCCTGGTGCGCGGACAGCATCAGCTGCACGCCCTCGAATTCAGCGGCGAGCAGGACACCGGGCGCGAGTACAAGCACCGCAACGACGAGCTGCTCTACGTCGCCGACGGCGCCGTGGAGGTGGAGGCCGAGGGCCGGGCCTACCGGCTGGGGCGCGGCGACTCGCTGTTCCTGTCCGGCGGGGTACGGCACCGGTGGCGCGCCACCGCACCGGACACCCGCATCCTCGTCGTCGCGGTGGCCGAACACGTCGATGCCTCCGGCGACCCGCGCGGCTGAGGGGCTCCCCGGTGCGTGTTGTGTCGCTGGTGCCCTCGCTGACCGAGGCCGTCGCCGTCAGCGCCCCCGGGCTGCTGGTCGGTGCCACCGACTGGTGCAGTCACCCGGCCGACCTGGATGTCGTACGGATCGGCGGCACCAAGAACCCGGACGTGTCGGCCGTCGTCGGGCTGCGGCCCGACCTGGTGATCGCGAACGAGGAGGAGAACCGCGCACCCGACCTGACCGCCCTGCGGGACGCGGGCGTCGAGGTGGTGCTCACCGAGGTGCGTGACCTGGACCAGGCGTTCACCGAACTGGAGCGGGTGCTGGTGACCGGATGCGCGCTGCCACGGCCACGCTGGCTGGACGAGGCACAGCGGGCCTGGTCGCGGGTCGAGCCGCTGACCGGGCTGCGTGCCGTGGTGCCCGTCTGGCGGCGGCCGTGGATGGTGCTCGGCCGCGACACCTTCGCCGGCGATCTGCTGGCCCGGCTCGGCGTCGCCAATGTGTACGCGGACCACGAGGAGCGCTACCCCCGCATCCCGCTGGAGGAGTTGCGGGCGAGCGGCGCCGATCTGGTCGTCCTGCCCGACGAGCCCTACGCCTTCGGCCCTGACGACGGTCCCGAGGCGTTCCCCGGCCTGCCCGCCTCCTTCCTCGACGGCAGGCATCTGACCTGGTACGGCCCCTCGTTGGTGACTGCCCCGCAGGTGCTCAGCGCGGCGCTGCGAGCAGCACACCATCGGATGTAACTTCCTTCGCATGGGCCGGTGGTGATGTTCGACCGTCTCAATCGCGTCTTCCAGGTGCCGGGGGTCTCGCGTCAGGCGGTCGATGTCGTAAACGATCAGCCCGTCGACACGCTCACCGTTCGGTGCGAATCCCCGGACCGATGACCTGGTACAGCGAGCACACTGGGGCAACTTACAGGGGCAGAACTGGGCAGGGCTGGCACGGCTGTCCACGGAGGAGATCGAGGGCGAGATACTCGCCGGAGAGTCGGAGCCGTCGCTCTCCTGCTCCTCCGTGCTCTTGATGTCTCTGCCGGTCATCGGCACGAAACGCTGCTGCACCAAGACCCTTGGAGGGCCGAGCACGCGGGCGTTCTGCGTCCCCGAAGCCGTCGTTCAAGCCTCGCCCCGACATGAGCGGATCCTGCTCTTCCTTGCGGTGGCACTCATGGAATCTCTCGGCATCCATGCGCAGGTCACCACCGACGCGTCGTACGAAGCCGTCGAAGGGTTCGTTGTTGCGCCCAACAAGGAAGCGATCATCGCCAACTGGGTTCGGGGTGATGGAATGTGGCATGTCGACGTGACCGGACGGTCCTCGATCGTCCGTGCGTTCACCAACGCCGCAGGCGACGTTGCCGCAGATTCGATCATCGAGGCGCCAACGGCAGGGCAGCGTCTGCGCGCCCTGGCGCACTACCTCGATCTTCCTTGGACGTGGCTGATCCATCGATGTGGCCAGTTGGGCAAGTACGGAACATCGGGTCTGATCCAGTCCCGGAGCCGTCTCGTGTCAGCAGTCGGCCTCGACGCAGCATGCTCATACGTCGGCGCCCTACCGACCGATGGTTAGCCAGCAAGCCACACAGCACATAGGGAAGGCTCAGATGACGGACAGGCATCGACACGTCGCAGTGTTCTCACTCGGCGGCACCATCGCGATGACCTCGCAGGATGCGGGCGGTGCGACCCCGACGCTCTCAGCAACTGATCTCGTGGCGGCCGTACCAGGCCTTGCCAAGACGGGTATCCAGATCCAGGTCCACGACTTCCGGCAACTTCCGGGGGCTTCGCTGGCGTTCAGTGACCTGCTCGATCTCGTCAAGGAGATCGAAACGCTCGATGTGGACGGCGTGGTGATCACACAGGGCACGGACACCATCGAAGAGACCTCGTACCTGATCGACCTCGTGTACTCAGCCGAGATGCCGATCGTGGTCACAGGAGCGATGCGCAACGCGAGCATGGCGGGTGCCGACGGGCCGGCCAACGTGCTCGCAGCCGTCCGTGTCGCAGCCAGCGCCGAGGCCAGAGGGCTTGGGACCGTGGTTGTGTTCGGCGAGGAGATTCACGCAGCCCGATGGGTACGCAAGAGTCACGCCACCAGTCCTACCGCGTTCACGTCCTACCCCGGACCGGTTGGATACGTCGCGGAGGATCGAGTCCGGATCTGGAGCCGGCCGGCCGACGAGCCCAGGATCCCGCTCAATCCGCTCAGCAACGACGTCAGGACCGCAGTGGCGCTCGTCGGACTCGGAGATGATGGAGTCGTTCTGCGAGCGATCGGAGCGCAGGTCAACGGCTTGGTTGTTGCCGCGTTTGGCGCCGGTCACGTTCCGATGAGCTGCGTTGATGCCCTGGCAGACCTTGCCAAGGAGATGCCGGTCATTCTGGCGACGCGCACCGGGGCTGGACCTGTCCTCTCCGATACCTACGGATTCCCAGGTTCGGAAGCCGATCTGCTGTCCCGTGGGCTCATCGCGGCCAACTCTCTCGGGCCCGTCAAAGCTCGGATTCTGCTCCAACTCCTTTTGATGCGTGGTGCCGATACCAGCGAGATCGCAGAGCACCTCAGCCACATCCACTGACCCAGGCCCATCCTGAGAGGACCGTCTTGCGCAGCTACGAGTTGACCACCGGCCGAACCTTCGGAGTGGCATTCGACCACGGCGACGACTTCTTTCCCACACTCGCCGAGTTCTGCCGCAGCAACGGCGTACGGCACGGATACATCCCCATGTTCATCGCAGGCTTCGCCGAGGCCGAGATCGTCGGTGCGTGCGAGAAGCTGGAAGATCCAGAGGCTCCGGTATGGAGCAAGGTGCACCTGACCGGAGTCGAGGCGATGGGATGCGGAACTCTCGCCTACGACGCCGAGACGGATACGGTGTCGCCGCACATCCATACGTCACTCGGAGAGAAGGCGCGCTCAGCCAACGGGCATACAAGTCACTTGCTCAGCGCCCAGGTTCAGTTCCTCGTCGAGATGCTCGTGGTCGAGGTGATCTCACCGGTCATGACCCGTCCACAGAATCCGGACCTCTACAACGTCCCGCTACTGACCTTCGGTACATGATCTCCACGAGCGCCCGTTGAGTGGCGCGGACAGACTTTCCCTACATCATCAAGTGCTCGCTGCGCTCGCTGCCCGACCGGGGTTCGGGCGGTTAAGCCGGATCAGTGCCAGCCCAGCCGTTGCCACGCAGCCCAGCCACAACGGCCCGGCTCCATCCTCAGCCGCCCATGCGACGAGTGGCCCCCAGAAGGTTCAAAGACAGCAGCGCACCACGCCCCGGGGGAAGAGGCGGACGCTCGGGAGAACACCACAGTTGACGCATCGAGCGTCTGCGTTCCCGGCCTCCTGAACTGCGGTAGCAGTCTGACGCGAGGTCAGAGGTGCCGCGCACAGCGCGGCGCCGCCGGCCGGACGCCGCCGCGCTTGCCCCTCAATGTCTACGCCACCGGGGCCGCACGTCGTCGCCCGCCCGCGCCCACGAGGGGGCGAAAAGAACCAGGCCGGGGGTGGGGACGATCGGCTCGCTTTACCCACCTCCCCGATTCGGGTCCCGCGTCGAGCAAGAGCAGGGGGCCACTCGGACGTATTACGGGCAGGGGACAAGCCTGCCCGAGTAGCCGGCAAGCGTACGGCCCCCTGATCATGCACGACCCCATCCCGGACAGGACACCGGCCAAACCCGCACAGCCGACCTCGACACTGTTGGTCTCGCACTGTTCATTGGGACGCATGGCGTCGATCCCGGGCAAGTACGAGAAGGCAGCGCCGAGGCTGGCGGTAGTCCTGGAAAAGGTGAAGCGGGGAATCAGCAGCACCCGCCGTGCCACTCATGCCGGGCATCTGTAGGTAGAGGCGTGTCAGGCGCTTGTCGAAGCCCTGTATGAATTACTCCGATTTGCTGATAATCGCTGCGTGTCGATCAGGTGTGACGATCGATCGGCTGCCCACGGGACAGGCTCGCCCTTGGGTTCGGACAAGGAGTCCCCAACCGATCGAACGAGGAGCGCGTACATGAGTCCTGACAACAGGACAGGTTCCCGACTGGGACCTCTGCCCCGTCGAGCCAAGTGGAGGGCCAGCGGCACGATCGCCTCACTGGCGATGGTCCTGGCGGCCGGGGTGGTCAGTCCGGTCGCGGCCGCCGCTCCCAGCGTGAACGAACGCGTGAGCGCGACGAGCGGCCCGGGCGACAAGTGCAAGGACGGGCCGGGCCGCGGCGACAAGGACAACTGCAAGAAAGGCCCGAAGGGCGCAACCGGCGCAACAGGGCCCACGGGACCGTCGGGACCCACGGGTCCGACGGGTCCGACGGGCACGCAGGGCGACCCGGGTGACCCGGGTCCGACCGGTCCGACGGGTCCGACCGGTCCCGCAGGGCCGACGGGCGCCACGGGTGCCACCGGTGCTCCTGGTCTGACAGGGCTCGAGATTGTTTCTGTGCCCTTCTCGTGCGAACCGCAGCAGCTCTGTGGGGAGGACGCATCCTGTCCCCCGGGGAAGATTCTCACCGGCGGCGGTCTCTTCACTGAGCAGTGGAGCGGCGCTGCCCCCTACGTCGTGTCAAACGGGCCGCTGACAAGCACCCAATGGTTCGCGCAGGTCCAAAACCAATCTCCGACGGAATCGTTCGCGTCCGACCATTTCGTACGGGCGATCTGCGCGGACGTGGACGGCTGAGGCGAAGTCCCGACAGCCAAGAGTGCCGGGCCCTCACCAGTGCGTGTTTCTCCACGTCGGATTGCGACTGTCGTCACCACAGCTGATCGCCTCGGGGTGACGAAGGGCTGTGTGCCAGATCGAGCGGTCAGATCGTGCTGTACAGCAGTGGAGTACAGCAACACGCCGACTGCGGCTGACCTTCAACACACCTGAGAAGCCGGGAAGCCAGCCCAGCAGACCTCAGCGACCGCCCCGCCGATAGTTCACATCGAGGGTCAGGGTGAGTGTCTAACTGCGTGACAACGCCGACGCACAACAGCGGACACCCGCGCACACCGACGGACTATCGCAGCATTGAAAGGCACGGCGGCCCAAGGTCGGGCGCCCGGCCATGGTGCTTCGGGACGAAAGGTCAGGCGGGCCGGGGACTTGCCTCGGCCCTCGAGACTGCGCCTGCCGCTGGCGCCCATGGCCGTGGTTCAGCCGACGTGGATGCGGGGTCGGTTCTCGCGGTTGGGTTCGGCCTCACGCAGGACCTCGCGGGTGACGGGAGCGACCTCGCCCTGGCCGAAGAGGAAGAAGCGGAGGAAGTTGGCGAAGGGGCTGCCCTCGGACCATTCGAAGTACATGTGCGGGCGCTGGCCGGTGGCGTCACGTACGTGCAGGAGGAAGGCGGCCAGGGCGTTGGGGATGGAGGAGCTTTCCAGGGTCAGGACACGGTAGCGGTCGTGCATCACCTCGCCGCGTACGTTCAGGCCGGCCTCGAACTCCGAGGGGTCGCCGACGGTGACCTCGACAAAGATGAAGTCGTCCCCTGTCGGCACGTCGTTGTCGGCCCGGATCTGGTGGATCTTTTCGCGGTACTCGGCGACGTCGCGCTGGTCGGGCTCGTTGGCGATGAAGCGGATCGTGCGATGGGAGATGTCGCGGATGAAGCGCTCGGCCATGTCGTCCAGCGTCACGCCGGTGACGCGCAGCTCGAAGGCGCGGGCGAGGCGGGAGGCCAGGGACAGGATGATGATGCCTGCGATGAAGCAGGCGCCGATCTTCACGCCGTCGGGGCGCTCGATGACGTTGAGGACGGTGGTGTAGAGGAAGACCGCCGAGATGACGGCGAAGGCGATCGTCCAGCTCCGTTGTCCGGCACGGTGGGCGGCGATGGTCACGGCGATCGCTGCGGAGCAGATCAGTACGAGCACGCCGGTGGCGTAGGCGCCGCCCTGGGCGTCGACATCGGCGTTGAAGATCCAGGTGACGAGGAAGGCCACGAGGGTGAAGACGATCACCATGGGTCGCACGGCGCGGGCCCAGTGCGGGGCCATGCCGTAGCGGGGCAGGTATTGGGGCATCAGGTTGAGCAGTCCGGCCATGGCGGAGGCGCCGGCGAACCAGAGGATGGCGATGGTGGAGACGTCGTAGACGGTGCCGAAGGCGCTTCCGAGGTACTCGTGTGCGAGGTAGGCGAGCGCTCGTCCGTTGGCCTCACCGCCAGGCTCGAACTCCTTGGCCGGGATGAGCAGAGTGGTGATGAAGCTGGTGGTGATCAGGAACACGCTCATGATGACCGCGGCGGTGGTGAGCAGCTTCTTTGTGCCGCGGATGCGTCCGGTGGGCTTCTCCTCGGTGTCGCCGGGGACGCCCTCGACGTGGGGCATGACCGCGACGCCGGTCTCGAAGCCGGACAGGCCGAGCGCCAGCTTGGGGAAGACGAGCAGGGCCACACCGACCATGGCCAAGACGTTTCCGTGCTGGGTGGTCAGGGCGGTGGACCAGTCGGTGACGACGTGCGCCTCGGTGGCGAGGTGCCACAGTCCGGTGACGACGATGACCACGTTCAGGGCCAAGTAGGCGCCGACCAGGGCAACGGCGACGCCGATGGCCTCCAGGAAGCCCTTGAGGAAGACCGCCCCGAGCAGAGCGATCAGCAGCAGAGTGACGATCATCTGCTGGCCATGCAGCCAATGGGGCACGTGCGGGTTCTCCACCAGGTGAATGGAGGAGTCCGCCGCCGACAGGGTGATGGTGATCAGGAAGTCGGTGGCGGCGAAGCCGAGCAGGGTCAGGACGAACAGCTTGCCCTTCCAGAACGACAGCAGTCGCTCCAGCATGGCGATCGAGCCCTGACCGTGCGGGCTCTCCTCGGCCACGCGCCGGTAGACGGGCAGCGCTCCGGCGAGAGTGACGATGACCAGCACGATGGTCGCCACCGGTGACAGCAGCCCCGCGGCGAGCGCGGCAATGCCGGGCTGGTAGCCAAGGGTGGAGAAGTAGTCGACACCGGTCAGGCACATGACCCGCCACCAGCGCTGCCCCTTGTGAGCCGCCGGCGCCTCAGCACGTGCTCCCTTCTGGTGCCTGGCCATGTCGGACAGGCCCTCCAGCATCCACGCGCGCATTCGGCTCGTACTCGTGGGAAGGGGCGCGGACATCGGTGCTCCAGGGCTATGGCGGACGATTTCGACCATCCGGAGACGGCCAGATCAGCGTAGGCAGCAATTGACCCCGCCAACGATCGCGCGCACGGAGGTGGGTGCCGGACTCCTACGAGGGGTTTGGAGGCAGAACCCGACCTACGAGCGGGCCCCAAATTGGCGCAGGGCCGGGCATAACGCAGCCCCATGGCCGTAGGCGAATGTCCCCCGCTCTCGGCTCGCACGCCGGGCAATTCCTGCCTTTCGGGCAGTGTCAAGAAAACGCTAGAACTTCCGGAGTGGTCGCACGTTTGATCGAGTGGGGAATTGGCTTGAGAGGTCTGTCCGTGCCACAGACGTGCCACACGGAGGGGTGGTCGTGCCAGATTCGTGCCAGATCGAGCGGTCAGCCACGGTCAATCGGTGCGCGTGACGGTGCAGACGTGTGTG encodes:
- a CDS encoding PPC domain-containing DNA-binding protein, translated to MRSYELTTGRTFGVAFDHGDDFFPTLAEFCRSNGVRHGYIPMFIAGFAEAEIVGACEKLEDPEAPVWSKVHLTGVEAMGCGTLAYDAETDTVSPHIHTSLGEKARSANGHTSHLLSAQVQFLVEMLVVEVISPVMTRPQNPDLYNVPLLTFGT
- a CDS encoding asparaginase — translated: MTDRHRHVAVFSLGGTIAMTSQDAGGATPTLSATDLVAAVPGLAKTGIQIQVHDFRQLPGASLAFSDLLDLVKEIETLDVDGVVITQGTDTIEETSYLIDLVYSAEMPIVVTGAMRNASMAGADGPANVLAAVRVAASAEARGLGTVVVFGEEIHAARWVRKSHATSPTAFTSYPGPVGYVAEDRVRIWSRPADEPRIPLNPLSNDVRTAVALVGLGDDGVVLRAIGAQVNGLVVAAFGAGHVPMSCVDALADLAKEMPVILATRTGAGPVLSDTYGFPGSEADLLSRGLIAANSLGPVKARILLQLLLMRGADTSEIAEHLSHIH
- a CDS encoding amino acid transporter → MSAPLPTSTSRMRAWMLEGLSDMARHQKGARAEAPAAHKGQRWWRVMCLTGVDYFSTLGYQPGIAALAAGLLSPVATIVLVIVTLAGALPVYRRVAEESPHGQGSIAMLERLLSFWKGKLFVLTLLGFAATDFLITITLSAADSSIHLVENPHVPHWLHGQQMIVTLLLIALLGAVFLKGFLEAIGVAVALVGAYLALNVVIVVTGLWHLATEAHVVTDWSTALTTQHGNVLAMVGVALLVFPKLALGLSGFETGVAVMPHVEGVPGDTEEKPTGRIRGTKKLLTTAAVIMSVFLITTSFITTLLIPAKEFEPGGEANGRALAYLAHEYLGSAFGTVYDVSTIAILWFAGASAMAGLLNLMPQYLPRYGMAPHWARAVRPMVIVFTLVAFLVTWIFNADVDAQGGAYATGVLVLICSAAIAVTIAAHRAGQRSWTIAFAVISAVFLYTTVLNVIERPDGVKIGACFIAGIIILSLASRLARAFELRVTGVTLDDMAERFIRDISHRTIRFIANEPDQRDVAEYREKIHQIRADNDVPTGDDFIFVEVTVGDPSEFEAGLNVRGEVMHDRYRVLTLESSSIPNALAAFLLHVRDATGQRPHMYFEWSEGSPFANFLRFFLFGQGEVAPVTREVLREAEPNRENRPRIHVG
- a CDS encoding helix-turn-helix domain-containing protein, which produces MDAKDAKDAKERKEPLRVGAAVRRRRRALGLTLAAVSARSGVSVPFLSQVENERARPSMRSLQRVADALDTTAGLLLAASDAARTVDLVRAGDDARPQPGPGSRIRSLVRGQHQLHALEFSGEQDTGREYKHRNDELLYVADGAVEVEAEGRAYRLGRGDSLFLSGGVRHRWRATAPDTRILVVAVAEHVDASGDPRG
- a CDS encoding helical backbone metal receptor, with the translated sequence MRVVSLVPSLTEAVAVSAPGLLVGATDWCSHPADLDVVRIGGTKNPDVSAVVGLRPDLVIANEEENRAPDLTALRDAGVEVVLTEVRDLDQAFTELERVLVTGCALPRPRWLDEAQRAWSRVEPLTGLRAVVPVWRRPWMVLGRDTFAGDLLARLGVANVYADHEERYPRIPLEELRASGADLVVLPDEPYAFGPDDGPEAFPGLPASFLDGRHLTWYGPSLVTAPQVLSAALRAAHHRM